TTCCGATGCGCAGGAATACCGCATTGCTCTCAGCGAAATCGTTGAGATCGCTAATGACCGCTTCGATATCCTGCTTGCCGATGCCAACCCCGTCCGCTCCTCCTGGGACCGCAAGTTCACCGAGGTGGACTAAGATCCGCAAAAGCACCGCAGTTCTTCAAGCAAGTACTGCGGTGCTTTTCTTGTGCGCCCGGTGAGACTTGAACTCACACGTCATAAGACACTAGAACCTAAATCTAGCGCGTCTGCCAATTCCGCCACGGGCGCGAGCAACGTTGAATAGTGTACACGGCGGGCTGATAAACAAGAAACCAGGGGCATTCCGTATTGCGGCGGTGGATAGGTAGGCTGGGTGGGGTGAGTATGCACGAGGATCAGAAGAAACGGCGCGTGAAGGTGCGGTGGTGGCACATCGCCCTCGTCATATTTTTCGTGGTGCTTTTCCTCTTCCTCGCCTATTGGCAGTGGACGCGCTTCCGCTCCGGCTCGGGCACCTTCCAAAACTTGGGCTACGCCTTCCAGTGGCCGCTTTTTGCCGTGTTCGTGATCTATGCTTATCGCACCACGCTGCGCTATGAAAATGAGCGCCTCGCCGCGGAAAACGAAGCCCGCGAGATGGATTCGCTGCAGGCCTCAGGAAACGCCTCTGAAAATGTCGGCGAAACCGCCGACGGAATAACAAATTCGACCGATGGTTCTGAGGTGAGGGACTCGGCGGAGAAAACCGCCATCGATGAGGATTTCTTGCCGCAGCGCCCGCAGCTGAATGTGGAAGAGTTTAATGCGTTGAATCAGCCTCGGCGCCGCCGCGGTTCCCCCGCAGAGGGACGCGACGAAGGCACAACAGATAAAAGGAGAAAGTAAATCATGACAAACCAGGTACACCCAGACCGCAAGGCGCGCATCCGCGGCCCGCTGAAGTTCTTTTCCATCGCGGCCACGGTGACCGGTATCTTCCTGATCATCCTGGTCATCCGCATGTTCTTCCAATACGTCATGGGAGCAGAGATCCCGGAATGGGCGACCTATATCGCCATCGTGCACGGCATCGCGTACATGACCTACCTGCTGTCCATCCTGATTCTGGGCCCGCGCGCGCTGTGGCCCGCCGGCAAGCTGATTACCACCGCGCTCGCCGGCGTGGTGCCCTTCCTGTCCTTCTGGATGGAGCACAAGCGCCGCAAGGAAATCGAGGAGCAATTCCAGCTCAACGCCTAATTAGCCGGCCAGCTCCGCGATGAACGGGGCTAGCTGGGAAAGGGCGCGGCCGCGGTGCGAGACCGCGTTCTTTTCCGCAGGCGACATTTCCGCCGCAGAACGCGACTCGCCTTCTGGTTGGAAGAGTGGGTCGTAGCCAAAACCATTAGCGCCGCGCGGCTCGCGCAAAAGCTTGCCCTCCCAGCGGCCCTCGGCCACGCGCTCTGTGCCTTCGGGGGTCACGAGGGCGCACACGGAGACGAAGGCAGCGGCGCGCCGATCATCCGGCACATCCGCCATCTGCGCCAAGACTAGGTCATTATTAGCCTGGTCGTTGCCGTGTTCGCCGGACCAGCGGGCCGAGAGCACGCCGGGCATGCCGTTGAGTTCCTCGATGGCCAGCCCAGAATCATCCGCGATGGTCACCAGACCCGTGGCGGAGGCGCCGGCACGGGCCTTGATGAGCGCGTTATCGGCAAAGGTGCGGCCGTCCTCGACGGGCTCTGGGTAGGGTTCGACCTCGGAAAGCAGGCGCAGCTCCACGCCCTCGATGCCGGCCTCGGACAGGATGCGATCGAGCTCGGCCAGCTTCTTCGGATTGCCGGATGCGACGAGGATTACCATCCCAGCGCCGCTTTCTGCGCCGCGATGAGCTCGCTGCAGCCCTTCTGGGCCACATCCAGCATGCCGTTGAGCTGCTCGCGGCCAAAGAGGCCGTGCTCGCCGGTGCCCTGGATTTCTACAAAGTCGCCGGATTCCTGCATCACCACGTTGAGGTCCACCTCGGCGCGGGAATCTTCCTCATAGGGCAAATCCAGACAGATTTCGCCGTCGATGATGCCCACGGACACCGCGGCGATGGGATCGAGCAGCGGCTCGCCGGGGACGACGCCTTCGGACTTGAGGTGGGCGATGGCATCGGCAAGCGCAACGTAGGCGCCCGTGATGGAGGCGGTGCGGGTGCCGCCATCGGCCTGCAGCACGTCGCAGTCGAGCTGGATGGTGTTTTCGCCCAGCTCCTCCAAGTCCACGGCGGCGCGCAGGGAGCGGCCGACTAGGCGGGAAATCTCGTGGGTGCGGCCCTTGACCTTGCCGCGCATGGACTCGCGCGGCATACGGTCGTGGGTGGCGGATGGCAGCATGGCGTACTCGGCGGTTAGCCAGCCCTCGCCGGAATCGCGCTTGAAACGCGGCACCCCGAGTTCGACGGAGGCGGTGCACATCACGCGGGTATTGCCAAATTCCACCAAGACGGATCCGGCCGGGTTGGTGGTGAAATTGCGGGTAATGCGGACGCTGCGCATTTGGTCGAGCGCGCGCCCATCGGCACGAGTAAATTCAGTCATGCCCTCCAGCGTAACTTAGAACTGCATGCCCGCAGTACCCAGCACGATCTCGCCGTCGAATTCCTCCCGCGCCGCCGCCACGGTGGCCTTAGCATCGCCCCAGGGCTGGATGTGGATCAACACCAGCGTGCCAACGCCCGCTTCCCGCGCCGCGCGCCCCGCTTCCGCGCCCGACATGTGCATGCCGGGTGCCATGCCCTCGGAGGAAGCACCCCAGGTGGCCTCGCAGAGGAAGAGATCGGCGCCCCGGGCGGCATCGACAAGCGCAGGCGTATAAGACGTATCGCCGGAATAGGTAA
This is a stretch of genomic DNA from Corynebacterium accolens. It encodes these proteins:
- a CDS encoding DUF3817 domain-containing protein yields the protein MTNQVHPDRKARIRGPLKFFSIAATVTGIFLIILVIRMFFQYVMGAEIPEWATYIAIVHGIAYMTYLLSILILGPRALWPAGKLITTALAGVVPFLSFWMEHKRRKEIEEQFQLNA
- the rph gene encoding ribonuclease PH, whose translation is MTEFTRADGRALDQMRSVRITRNFTTNPAGSVLVEFGNTRVMCTASVELGVPRFKRDSGEGWLTAEYAMLPSATHDRMPRESMRGKVKGRTHEISRLVGRSLRAAVDLEELGENTIQLDCDVLQADGGTRTASITGAYVALADAIAHLKSEGVVPGEPLLDPIAAVSVGIIDGEICLDLPYEEDSRAEVDLNVVMQESGDFVEIQGTGEHGLFGREQLNGMLDVAQKGCSELIAAQKAALGW
- the rdgB gene encoding RdgB/HAM1 family non-canonical purine NTP pyrophosphatase codes for the protein MVILVASGNPKKLAELDRILSEAGIEGVELRLLSEVEPYPEPVEDGRTFADNALIKARAGASATGLVTIADDSGLAIEELNGMPGVLSARWSGEHGNDQANNDLVLAQMADVPDDRRAAAFVSVCALVTPEGTERVAEGRWEGKLLREPRGANGFGYDPLFQPEGESRSAAEMSPAEKNAVSHRGRALSQLAPFIAELAG